In one window of Paraflavitalea soli DNA:
- a CDS encoding ribonuclease H-like YkuK family protein, which produces MIWRKFNGDPLDLPIFDAVEAAIKRESDKGYHLKVCIGTDSQVKGSDTEFATVIVFLREGHGGFMFIHNEKTKLQYSIKERMLVEVAKSIEIAYELCHLFTAYDVDMEVHADINTNPHFKSNDALKEAMGYILGMGFAFKAKPEAFASSSCANKVVN; this is translated from the coding sequence ATGATCTGGAGAAAATTTAACGGCGATCCGCTCGACTTACCCATTTTTGATGCTGTGGAAGCAGCCATCAAACGCGAAAGCGACAAAGGCTATCACCTCAAAGTTTGCATTGGTACCGACTCACAGGTAAAAGGTTCCGACACTGAATTTGCTACGGTTATTGTCTTCCTGCGGGAGGGACATGGAGGTTTCATGTTCATTCACAACGAGAAGACAAAACTGCAATATTCTATTAAGGAGCGTATGCTGGTGGAGGTAGCCAAAAGCATTGAAATTGCTTATGAACTTTGCCATCTTTTTACAGCGTATGATGTTGACATGGAAGTTCATGCCGATATTAATACCAACCCGCATTTCAAAAGTAATGATGCGTTGAAAGAGGCCATGGGGTATATACTGGGAATGGGCTTTGCCTTCAAGGCCAAACCGGAAGCCTTTGCCAGCAGTAGCTGTGCCAACAAGGTAGTTAACTAA
- the yihA gene encoding ribosome biogenesis GTP-binding protein YihA/YsxC yields MPAPLFFYFIYRPHYAEIPVGNVFRILRPIMIIKSAKYLISSPDFQQCPKPDRPEYAFIGRSNVGKSSLINMLVDNQKLAKTSGTPGKTQLINHFEVESLPDKHVPGKTQTTPWYLVDLPGYGFAKVSQSQRKQWETMIENYLRKRENLVNIFVLIDSRHAPQKVDLDFINQLGAWELPFCIVFTKADKESQKEVSKNVKAFLDAMRKTWQFLPQSFVTSAIKKMGRDKILLFIDQCNTAVKEQDAN; encoded by the coding sequence GTGCCTGCACCGCTTTTCTTTTACTTCATTTACCGGCCACACTATGCAGAAATACCCGTTGGTAATGTATTCCGTATCTTGCGCCCTATCATGATCATCAAATCTGCCAAATACCTCATCAGCAGTCCGGATTTCCAGCAATGTCCCAAACCAGACAGACCGGAATATGCTTTCATTGGCCGCAGCAATGTGGGCAAGTCCTCACTCATCAATATGCTGGTGGATAACCAGAAGCTGGCCAAGACCTCGGGCACACCCGGCAAGACACAGCTTATCAACCATTTTGAAGTGGAAAGCCTGCCCGATAAGCATGTACCCGGTAAAACACAGACCACGCCCTGGTACCTGGTGGATCTGCCAGGGTATGGCTTTGCCAAAGTATCGCAGAGCCAGCGTAAGCAATGGGAGACCATGATCGAGAATTACCTGCGTAAGCGGGAGAACCTTGTTAATATTTTCGTGCTGATCGATAGCCGGCATGCACCCCAAAAGGTAGACCTTGATTTTATCAATCAACTGGGGGCCTGGGAACTGCCCTTTTGTATCGTATTTACCAAAGCCGATAAGGAATCACAGAAGGAAGTAAGCAAGAATGTAAAAGCATTCCTGGATGCTATGCGCAAGACCTGGCAATTCCTGCCTCAAAGTTTTGTAACGAGCGCTATCAAAAAAATGGGAAGAGATAAGATATTGCTGTTTATAGATCAGTGCAACACAGCCGTGAAAGAGCAAGACGCCAATTGA
- a CDS encoding outer membrane protein assembly factor BamB family protein: MKKTLLLCCLLCVAAMLPAQIKPFRFAHISDTHIGSPNGGAEEDLRRTIRDINAMKDVAFVIITGDITELGTDSQLKLAKELFDSLQVKYYIIPGNHDSGWSESGGVSFTTIFGYDKFLFDYNGVRFIGCASGPYVRMSDGHIPRNAVVWLDEVLKKTGKKQPVIFANHYPLDNGLDNWYEAIDRLKEYNTILAICGHGHNNHALNFEDIPGVMGRSNLRAKAAVGGYNLVDVRPDSVIYTERRPGVETLQPWTKVAVKKHEYGTPSKKFDRPDYGVNKQYAQVKATWTMASDANVISTPAVYKEGVIVGNQNGEVVSLSLKNGKRQWSFPTRGAIFSSPAVKDGKVVLGSGDGKVYCLDASNGKQLWMYTTGAAVLGCPLIAGDTVFIGGSDHSFIALGLNDGKLHWKFDGLNGPVVSTPLLYEGKIIFGAWDTYLYAVDRQNGTLLWKWNPGSAVINFSPASCIPVAANGVVYVVTPNRTFTAIDAQTGTTLWNNKETRVRESIGISQDGKWVYGKTMQDTIVAYASSREAQHPAWVMNAGFGYEHVPSMLIEKDGQVFFGTRSGIVYAIDPAQQKVIWAHKIDNSMVNTVRVLDSKHIIASTMDGKVALLEVR; this comes from the coding sequence ATGAAAAAGACACTCCTGCTTTGCTGCTTATTGTGTGTGGCAGCCATGCTCCCTGCGCAGATCAAACCCTTTCGCTTTGCGCACATCAGTGATACGCATATCGGTTCTCCCAACGGTGGTGCAGAGGAAGACCTGCGCCGTACGATACGTGATATCAATGCGATGAAAGATGTGGCTTTTGTGATCATCACCGGTGATATTACCGAGCTGGGCACCGATAGCCAGCTGAAACTGGCCAAGGAACTCTTCGATAGCCTGCAGGTAAAATACTATATCATTCCTGGTAACCACGATAGCGGTTGGAGTGAAAGTGGCGGTGTAAGTTTTACCACCATTTTCGGATACGATAAATTCCTGTTTGATTATAATGGTGTTCGTTTTATTGGTTGTGCTTCCGGTCCCTATGTGCGTATGAGCGACGGGCATATTCCCCGCAATGCAGTAGTATGGCTGGATGAGGTATTGAAGAAAACAGGTAAGAAACAACCGGTGATCTTTGCTAATCACTATCCGTTGGATAACGGCCTCGATAACTGGTACGAAGCGATCGACCGCCTCAAGGAATACAATACTATCCTCGCTATATGTGGCCATGGTCATAATAACCATGCGCTGAATTTCGAAGATATTCCCGGGGTGATGGGCCGTTCCAACCTGCGTGCAAAAGCGGCTGTAGGAGGTTATAACCTGGTGGATGTACGCCCGGATTCTGTGATCTATACAGAGCGCCGGCCCGGCGTAGAAACCTTGCAACCCTGGACAAAGGTGGCGGTGAAAAAACATGAATATGGTACCCCTTCCAAAAAGTTTGACAGGCCCGATTATGGGGTCAATAAACAATATGCCCAGGTAAAAGCTACCTGGACCATGGCCTCTGATGCCAATGTGATCTCTACACCGGCAGTATATAAAGAAGGGGTGATTGTTGGCAACCAGAATGGTGAAGTGGTTTCCCTGTCATTGAAGAATGGAAAGCGTCAATGGTCATTCCCTACCAGGGGGGCTATCTTTTCTTCGCCGGCCGTAAAGGATGGCAAAGTGGTATTGGGGTCGGGTGATGGTAAAGTATATTGCCTGGATGCCAGCAACGGCAAGCAGCTATGGATGTATACTACCGGCGCGGCGGTATTGGGTTGTCCGCTGATTGCAGGCGACACCGTATTCATTGGCGGCAGTGACCATTCCTTTATTGCCCTCGGGCTGAATGATGGAAAGCTGCATTGGAAGTTTGATGGGCTCAACGGGCCTGTGGTAAGCACGCCGCTATTGTATGAGGGCAAGATCATCTTTGGCGCCTGGGATACATACCTGTATGCTGTAGACCGTCAAAACGGGACTCTACTGTGGAAATGGAACCCTGGGTCAGCCGTGATCAATTTCTCGCCGGCTTCCTGCATTCCTGTAGCGGCGAATGGTGTTGTATATGTAGTAACGCCCAACCGTACGTTTACGGCTATCGATGCGCAAACAGGCACTACCTTATGGAACAATAAAGAGACCCGGGTACGCGAGTCCATCGGTATTTCCCAGGATGGCAAATGGGTATATGGTAAAACGATGCAGGATACGATAGTAGCTTATGCTTCCAGCCGCGAAGCGCAGCACCCGGCCTGGGTGATGAACGCCGGGTTTGGTTACGAACATGTTCCCTCCATGCTCATTGAAAAGGATGGACAGGTTTTCTTTGGTACGCGCAGCGGCATAGTCTATGCCATCGACCCGGCGCAACAAAAGGTCATCTGGGCACATAAAATAGATAACTCCATGGTCAATACGGTAAGGGTATTGGACAGCAAACATATCATAGCCTCCACCATGGATGGGAAGGTAGCTTTACTGGAAGTGAGGTAG
- a CDS encoding pyruvate dehydrogenase complex dihydrolipoamide acetyltransferase: MAEVILMPRLSDTMTEGVIAAWHKKVGDTVKKGDLLAEVETDKATMELESYKDGTLLHIGIDKGGKLQVNDLLAIIGAPGEDISSLVSGGGKAAASAAAPKAEEPAKPAADSKPAAAPAPAAAATSSVDLANMQEVILMPRLSDTMTEGVIAAWHKKVGDQVKKGDLLADVETDKATMELESYKEGKLLYIGAQQGDKVPVNALLCIIGEEGKVDIDKIVAAAKGGGTLSTPSSQPAQQAAAAQPAAQATAAAAQPAASTENGRVKASPLAKKVASEKGIDLSQIPGSGDGGRIVKKDVDDFKPSAAPAATAAKQGGAAAPAQPAVAGQVSFNDVPVSQMRKVIAKRLSEVKFSAPEFYLTMEINMDKAVASRGKMNEVSANKISFNDMVLKACAVALKKHPAINSSWMGDSIRVNHHVSIGVAVAVEDGLLVPVVRFADLKSLSQIAGEVKDFAQRAKNKKLQPAEWEGNTFTISNLGMFGIEEFTAIINPPASCILAIGAINQVPVVKDGQIVVGNIMKVTLTCDHRVVDGATGAAFLQTLQGLLEEPLTMLV; encoded by the coding sequence ATGGCTGAAGTGATCTTAATGCCCCGCCTGAGTGACACCATGACTGAAGGCGTGATTGCGGCCTGGCATAAAAAGGTAGGGGATACGGTAAAGAAAGGCGACCTGTTAGCAGAAGTTGAGACAGACAAAGCTACCATGGAACTGGAAAGTTATAAAGATGGCACCCTCTTACATATTGGTATCGATAAAGGCGGTAAACTGCAGGTGAATGACCTGCTGGCCATCATTGGCGCTCCCGGTGAAGATATTAGCTCCCTTGTATCCGGTGGAGGCAAAGCGGCCGCAAGCGCTGCTGCCCCTAAAGCTGAAGAGCCTGCCAAACCAGCTGCAGACAGCAAACCAGCTGCTGCCCCCGCTCCGGCTGCTGCCGCCACATCATCTGTTGACCTCGCCAACATGCAGGAAGTGATCCTGATGCCACGCCTGAGCGATACCATGACCGAAGGCGTTATAGCCGCCTGGCATAAGAAAGTGGGTGACCAGGTGAAGAAAGGCGACCTGCTGGCCGATGTGGAAACCGACAAGGCCACCATGGAACTCGAAAGCTACAAAGAAGGTAAATTATTATACATCGGTGCTCAGCAAGGTGATAAGGTTCCTGTAAATGCCCTGCTGTGTATCATTGGTGAAGAAGGTAAAGTAGACATCGATAAAATAGTAGCCGCTGCCAAAGGTGGTGGAACGCTTTCTACCCCAAGCAGCCAGCCTGCCCAGCAAGCTGCTGCCGCACAACCTGCTGCACAGGCAACTGCCGCTGCCGCGCAACCTGCCGCTTCTACAGAGAATGGTCGCGTAAAAGCCTCTCCGCTTGCTAAGAAAGTAGCCAGCGAAAAAGGCATCGACCTCTCACAGATACCCGGAAGCGGCGATGGTGGCCGTATTGTAAAGAAAGATGTAGATGACTTTAAGCCATCTGCTGCTCCTGCCGCCACTGCTGCCAAGCAAGGTGGTGCTGCCGCTCCGGCGCAACCTGCTGTAGCTGGTCAGGTAAGCTTTAACGATGTACCGGTTTCGCAAATGCGCAAGGTGATCGCCAAGCGCCTGTCGGAGGTTAAATTCTCTGCTCCTGAGTTTTACCTCACCATGGAGATCAACATGGACAAAGCAGTGGCCAGCCGTGGTAAAATGAACGAAGTATCTGCCAACAAAATATCATTCAACGACATGGTGCTGAAAGCATGCGCCGTGGCCTTGAAGAAACACCCGGCCATCAACAGCAGCTGGATGGGCGATAGCATCCGTGTAAACCACCATGTAAGCATTGGTGTAGCGGTAGCAGTAGAAGATGGATTGCTGGTACCCGTAGTACGGTTTGCCGACCTGAAATCCCTGTCGCAGATCGCCGGAGAAGTAAAGGACTTCGCACAGAGAGCCAAGAATAAGAAACTCCAACCAGCTGAGTGGGAAGGCAACACCTTCACCATTTCCAACCTGGGTATGTTTGGCATTGAAGAATTCACGGCGATCATCAACCCACCCGCTTCCTGTATCCTGGCCATTGGCGCTATCAACCAGGTGCCAGTAGTAAAAGATGGACAGATCGTTGTTGGCAACATTATGAAAGTGACCCTCACCTGTGACCACCGTGTAGTAGACGGCGCCACCGGTGCAGCCTTCCTGCAAACCCTGCAAGGTTTACTGGAAGAGCCACTGACGATGCTGGTATAA